One stretch of Acidimicrobiia bacterium DNA includes these proteins:
- a CDS encoding SCP2 sterol-binding domain-containing protein: MIVDFVVAERKKELERQRVLVAGDEVEAAAVDDTPAEVTFTLTPADAALVKNGELNLSVAFMRGTMKMAGDSGVLFHALPVLTRHASVLAGA; the protein is encoded by the coding sequence ATGATCGTCGACTTCGTCGTCGCCGAGCGCAAGAAGGAGCTCGAGCGTCAGCGCGTGCTCGTCGCGGGCGATGAGGTCGAGGCGGCCGCGGTCGACGACACGCCGGCCGAGGTCACGTTCACGCTCACGCCGGCCGACGCCGCGCTGGTGAAGAACGGCGAGCTGAACCTGTCGGTCGCGTTCATGCGCGGCACGATGAAGATGGCCGGCGACTCCGGCGTGCTGTTCCACGCGCTGCCCGTCCTGACGCGCCACGCGTCGGTGCTCGCGGGCGCGTGA
- a CDS encoding polysaccharide deacetylase family protein, producing MTILAEALGYAPDAKLLIVNCDDLGSSRAANVAVYDALRRGLATSATLMVPCPWSRDAASMYRGEDVGVHLTLNSEWETYRWGPITHSPSLLDGDGGFPRTVSDAWDHADIDEVRKECRTQIERSILWGFDVSHLDSHMGTLQLRADFFDVYLEMAIEFDLPLRMAGESSQRQIGFPFRRLAAEEGVLFTDHFVNCPVGARRRIERTLFDLRPGVTEIFLHPAVDSDELRSSHPDWAQRVEDHAFLTTDPSFRALVERAGAHLVGYRELRDLQRSRRAAA from the coding sequence GTGACGATCCTCGCGGAAGCGCTCGGATACGCGCCCGACGCCAAGCTGCTCATCGTCAACTGCGACGACCTCGGGTCGAGCCGGGCCGCGAACGTCGCGGTCTACGACGCGTTACGGCGCGGGCTCGCGACCAGCGCGACGTTGATGGTGCCGTGCCCGTGGTCGCGCGACGCCGCGTCGATGTACCGCGGCGAGGACGTCGGCGTGCACCTCACGCTGAACTCCGAGTGGGAGACCTACCGCTGGGGTCCGATCACCCACTCCCCCAGCCTGCTCGACGGCGACGGCGGCTTCCCGCGCACCGTGAGCGACGCGTGGGACCACGCCGACATCGACGAGGTGCGCAAGGAGTGCCGCACGCAGATCGAGCGCTCGATTCTCTGGGGCTTCGACGTCAGTCACCTCGACAGCCACATGGGCACGCTGCAGCTGCGCGCCGACTTCTTCGACGTCTACCTCGAGATGGCGATCGAGTTCGACCTTCCACTGCGCATGGCCGGCGAGAGCTCGCAGCGCCAGATCGGCTTCCCGTTCCGCCGGCTCGCGGCCGAGGAGGGGGTCCTGTTCACCGACCACTTCGTGAACTGTCCGGTCGGCGCCCGGCGGCGCATCGAGCGGACCCTGTTCGACCTGCGCCCGGGCGTCACCGAGATCTTCCTGCACCCCGCGGTCGACAGCGACGAGCTGCGCAGCTCGCATCCCGACTGGGCGCAGCGCGTGGAAGACCACGCGTTCCTCACGACCGACCCGTCGTTCCGAGCGCTCGTCGAGCGCGCCGGCGCGCACCTCGTCGGCTACCGCGAGCTGCGTGACCTCCAGCGCTCCCGCCGCGCCGCCGCGTAA
- a CDS encoding steroid 3-ketoacyl-CoA thiolase, which produces MAQLADTDVVIVEAVRAPLGKRNGGLATVHPVDLLGAVQRAAIERSGIDPEQVGQVVGGCVSQVGEQTFNIARNAWLAAGLPMSVAGTTVDSQCGSSQQATNLAASLVKSGVIDVALSCGVESMSRVPLGAATRGEFGRPITKSYAEHYELTSQFEGAERIADKWGVTRDDCDRFGLQSQERAQRAWAEGRFEREVLPIDAPTLADDGTPTGETRHVARDEGLRETSLEKLAALKPVARENGVHTAGSSSQITDGAAAVLITTAARAKELGLKPRGRIVDQCLVGVDPVLMLTGPIDATQRILDRNRMKLADIDLVEINEAFASVVLAWQREVGADMDRVNVNGGAIALGHPVGATGARLVTTALHELERSDTNLALVTMCCGGGLGTGTLIERI; this is translated from the coding sequence ATGGCTCAGCTCGCCGACACCGACGTCGTGATCGTCGAGGCCGTCCGCGCACCGTTGGGCAAGCGCAACGGCGGACTCGCGACCGTGCACCCCGTCGATCTGCTCGGCGCCGTGCAGCGCGCCGCGATCGAGCGCTCGGGCATCGACCCGGAGCAGGTGGGCCAGGTCGTCGGCGGCTGCGTCAGCCAGGTCGGCGAGCAGACGTTCAACATCGCACGCAACGCGTGGCTCGCCGCGGGCCTGCCGATGAGCGTCGCGGGCACCACCGTCGACTCGCAGTGCGGATCGTCGCAGCAGGCGACGAACCTCGCGGCCAGCCTCGTGAAGAGCGGCGTGATCGATGTGGCGCTGTCGTGCGGTGTCGAGTCGATGTCGCGTGTGCCGCTCGGCGCGGCGACACGCGGCGAGTTCGGCCGTCCGATCACGAAGTCGTACGCGGAGCACTATGAGCTCACGTCACAGTTCGAAGGCGCGGAGCGCATCGCCGACAAGTGGGGCGTCACGCGCGACGACTGCGACCGTTTCGGTCTGCAATCGCAGGAGCGCGCGCAGCGGGCCTGGGCCGAAGGCCGCTTCGAGCGCGAGGTCCTGCCGATCGACGCGCCCACACTCGCGGACGACGGCACGCCGACCGGCGAGACCCGTCACGTCGCGCGCGACGAAGGCCTGCGCGAGACGTCGCTCGAGAAGCTCGCCGCGCTCAAGCCCGTCGCACGCGAGAACGGCGTGCACACCGCGGGCTCGTCGTCGCAGATCACCGACGGCGCCGCCGCAGTGCTCATCACGACCGCGGCGCGCGCCAAGGAGCTCGGCCTGAAGCCGCGCGGCCGCATCGTCGACCAGTGTCTCGTCGGCGTCGACCCGGTGCTGATGCTCACCGGTCCGATCGACGCGACGCAGCGCATCCTCGATCGCAACCGCATGAAGCTCGCCGACATCGATCTCGTGGAGATCAACGAGGCGTTCGCGTCGGTCGTGCTCGCGTGGCAGCGCGAAGTCGGCGCCGACATGGACCGCGTGAACGTGAACGGCGGCGCGATCGCGCTCGGGCATCCCGTCGGCGCGACCGGCGCGCGCCTGGTGACGACCGCGCTGCACGAGCTCGAGCGGAGCGACACGAATCTGGCGTTGGTGACGATGTGCTGTGGCGGAGGGCTCGGTACGGGCACGCTCATCGAACGGATCTGA
- a CDS encoding NAD(P)H-quinone oxidoreductase, with the protein MRAVTTVGENRIEVREHPDPEPGPGEVLVRVAGAGLNRADLMQRAGFYPAPPGSPPDIPGLEFSGTVEALGADVDGPAVGTRVFGVTGGGGQAELAVVPAGQCALVPDGLDLVAMGGVPETFVTAHDAMCTQAAIARHEWMLVHAVGSGVGTSALQLAKAFGARVIGTSRTADKIEACRPLGLDHGIVAPSTADGALDVVALVDAIRAVAPDGVDVTLDLVAGAYAEANVGAAAAGGRIVLIGTLAGGNANLSILTVMQRRLRLFGTVLRPRPRAEKAAATDAFVRDVVPLLAAKTVAPVVEAVMPLADATAAYDRLATDATIGKIILAAD; encoded by the coding sequence ATGCGAGCGGTGACGACGGTCGGCGAGAACCGGATCGAGGTCCGTGAGCACCCCGATCCCGAGCCCGGCCCCGGGGAGGTGCTGGTCCGGGTGGCCGGGGCGGGCCTCAACCGCGCCGACCTCATGCAGCGGGCCGGCTTCTACCCCGCGCCGCCAGGCTCGCCCCCCGACATCCCCGGCCTCGAATTCTCGGGCACGGTGGAGGCGCTCGGCGCCGACGTCGACGGGCCCGCGGTCGGCACCCGCGTCTTCGGGGTCACCGGCGGCGGCGGTCAGGCCGAGCTCGCGGTCGTGCCCGCGGGTCAGTGCGCGCTCGTGCCCGATGGTCTCGACCTCGTCGCGATGGGCGGCGTCCCCGAGACGTTCGTCACCGCGCACGACGCGATGTGCACGCAGGCCGCGATCGCGCGGCACGAGTGGATGCTCGTGCACGCGGTCGGCTCGGGGGTCGGCACGTCGGCGCTCCAGCTCGCGAAGGCGTTCGGCGCGCGCGTGATCGGAACTTCGCGCACCGCCGACAAGATCGAGGCGTGCCGACCGCTCGGTCTCGATCACGGCATCGTCGCGCCGAGCACCGCCGACGGCGCGCTCGACGTCGTCGCGCTCGTCGACGCGATCCGCGCAGTCGCACCCGACGGCGTCGACGTCACGCTCGATCTCGTCGCGGGTGCGTACGCCGAAGCGAACGTCGGCGCGGCTGCGGCCGGCGGGCGCATCGTGCTCATCGGCACGCTCGCGGGCGGCAACGCGAACCTCTCGATCCTCACCGTGATGCAGCGCCGACTGCGGCTCTTCGGCACGGTGCTGCGACCGCGGCCGCGCGCAGAGAAGGCCGCGGCGACCGACGCGTTCGTACGCGACGTCGTGCCGCTGCTCGCGGCGAAGACGGTCGCGCCGGTCGTCGAAGCGGTGATGCCCCTCGCCGACGCGACCGCCGCGTACGACCGGCTCGCGACCGACGCGACGATCGGGAAGATCATCCTCGCGGCCGACTGA
- a CDS encoding kelch repeat-containing protein yields the protein MTIDDALAHRVRAHARRLAAATTPVSLDEVVVPRPVRAVRARRGRALVSAAIAMVVVIGASAAVLVARGSGTNSARTHRATQPMANGPLAGRGSFTSVSTGTKLIVWGGATLKNHPFGDGALYDPVTNRWHPMARSPLAARQGATAVWTGHAMFVWGGLDPVHDRWFRDGALYDPATDRWTKIAAAPIAGRELASAVWTGREVVVFGGTVSAGSRGAGTDIGDGARFDPATNTWHELPPAPIPLPEAAGLVWTGSEVIVVSGAGVPGAAVPVAAYRPATSSWTKLPTAPNGGQLAWTGHALLLLNEFERANTTPGSATHVVHSLALIPGQDAWRQLADAPKVIDSQLGTTATWTGSIALLPGTTTSLAYDPATNSWLRLPAVHTYVRGDPAVAWVAGRLVVWGGLTRDPPQIVSGSGVLYSPSLPVRTEGDAGVDHAPTVTAATPESQIVAVIGPGKTVGYIDRSKPLPDSRWNPPLYEVHNAGGSLIGYFSCHFFTTTAITSGAATPASCRSR from the coding sequence GTGACGATCGATGACGCACTTGCTCACCGCGTACGCGCGCACGCGCGCCGACTCGCGGCCGCGACGACGCCCGTGTCGCTCGACGAGGTCGTCGTGCCGCGGCCGGTTCGGGCGGTGCGCGCGCGACGTGGACGCGCGCTCGTCTCGGCCGCGATCGCGATGGTCGTCGTGATCGGCGCGTCGGCCGCGGTCTTGGTGGCGCGCGGATCGGGAACGAACTCCGCGCGCACGCACCGTGCGACGCAACCGATGGCGAATGGTCCGCTCGCCGGGCGCGGCTCGTTCACGAGCGTGTCGACGGGAACGAAGTTGATCGTGTGGGGCGGCGCCACGCTGAAGAACCACCCGTTCGGCGACGGCGCGCTCTACGACCCGGTGACGAACCGCTGGCACCCGATGGCGCGCAGCCCGCTCGCGGCGCGCCAGGGCGCAACCGCGGTGTGGACCGGGCACGCGATGTTCGTATGGGGCGGGCTCGATCCCGTGCACGACCGCTGGTTCCGCGACGGCGCGCTGTACGACCCCGCGACCGATCGGTGGACGAAGATCGCCGCGGCACCCATCGCCGGTCGAGAGCTCGCGAGCGCGGTCTGGACCGGACGCGAGGTGGTCGTGTTCGGCGGCACGGTGAGCGCGGGTTCTCGAGGAGCAGGGACCGACATCGGCGACGGCGCGCGTTTCGATCCGGCGACGAACACGTGGCACGAACTCCCACCCGCGCCGATCCCGCTTCCCGAGGCGGCGGGTCTTGTGTGGACCGGGAGCGAGGTCATCGTCGTCTCCGGTGCGGGCGTGCCGGGCGCCGCGGTCCCCGTCGCCGCGTACCGGCCCGCGACGAGCTCGTGGACCAAGCTTCCGACCGCGCCGAACGGGGGCCAGCTCGCGTGGACCGGCCACGCGCTCCTGCTGTTGAACGAGTTCGAGCGCGCGAACACGACCCCAGGCTCGGCGACCCACGTCGTCCACTCGCTGGCACTGATTCCCGGCCAGGACGCGTGGCGGCAACTCGCGGACGCGCCCAAGGTCATCGACTCTCAGCTCGGCACGACGGCGACGTGGACGGGCTCGATCGCGCTGCTCCCCGGCACCACGACGAGCCTCGCGTACGACCCCGCGACCAATTCATGGCTGCGGTTGCCGGCGGTCCACACCTACGTCCGCGGTGACCCAGCCGTGGCGTGGGTCGCAGGCCGGCTCGTGGTGTGGGGCGGACTCACGCGAGATCCGCCGCAAATCGTGTCCGGGTCGGGCGTCCTCTACTCGCCATCGCTTCCCGTCAGGACGGAAGGCGACGCCGGCGTCGACCACGCTCCGACCGTGACTGCCGCGACACCCGAGAGCCAGATCGTCGCCGTGATCGGGCCCGGTAAGACCGTCGGCTACATCGACCGCTCGAAGCCGTTGCCCGACTCGCGATGGAACCCGCCGTTGTACGAGGTCCATAACGCCGGCGGCAGCCTCATCGGCTACTTCTCGTGCCACTTCTTCACGACGACCGCGATCACGAGCGGCGCGGCAACGCCGGCGAGCTGTCGGTCTCGATAG
- a CDS encoding sigma-70 family RNA polymerase sigma factor: MGRVDAVGPGPEPEIDGSFAAFVDRSSPALLRALVAGFGPDIGREATVDALAWGWEHWERVGPMRNPAGYLYRVGQTQARRALRRASREEPRSTLANERPYEDMLGDPELERALSQLSPRQRAAVILVIGHDLSQREAAEQLGCSVSSLRNHVDRALRHLRVQLGVVRDDR, translated from the coding sequence ATGGGACGCGTGGACGCGGTGGGGCCCGGACCCGAGCCGGAGATCGACGGTTCGTTTGCGGCCTTCGTGGACCGCAGCTCGCCCGCCCTCCTCCGCGCACTGGTCGCCGGGTTCGGGCCCGACATCGGGCGCGAGGCCACCGTCGACGCCCTGGCCTGGGGGTGGGAGCACTGGGAACGAGTCGGACCGATGCGCAACCCCGCCGGCTACCTCTACCGGGTCGGCCAGACCCAGGCGCGCCGGGCCCTACGCCGGGCGAGCCGCGAGGAGCCGAGGTCGACCCTCGCGAACGAGCGGCCCTACGAGGACATGCTCGGCGACCCGGAGCTCGAACGTGCGCTCTCCCAGCTCTCGCCGCGCCAGCGCGCCGCGGTCATCTTGGTGATCGGGCACGACCTGTCGCAGCGCGAGGCGGCGGAGCAGCTCGGATGCTCGGTGTCGTCGCTGCGCAACCACGTCGACCGCGCGTTGCGGCACCTGCGCGTGCAGTTGGGAGTCGTCCGTGACGATCGATGA